Part of the Caballeronia sp. SL2Y3 genome is shown below.
GGTACGCGGCGCTGAAACGGCTCGATCCCGCGACCGCCGCGACGGTGCAGCTGAGCGTGCCGGTGCTCGCGGCGGCGGGCGGCGTCGCGCTGCTCGGCGAAGCGCTCAATGTCCGGCTCGTCGTCAGTTCAGTGGCGATTCTCGGCGGTATCGCGCTCGTCATAGTGAATCGCCGAAAACGCTAGAATGTGCGGCCACGCTTGAACGCACCGCTTCCGTCTGTGCGCGAGACAACGAAACGCGGTGTCGCTGATCTGAGGAATGGCGATTGCGGTCGGCTGGCCTGCACGATGCTACGGTAGTATTCGGTATTCAAAACGGTCACGTGCCGTAGCCTCGCGCCCGGTGCCGCCTGTCGCCGGCAGCGCGCGACGCGCATCACCGTGGCTGCTGGCAGTTGGCAGATTTTGCCGGCCTGCGGCAAGCGTTACATCGTCGCAGGCCGAACGGCCGTTCTGCGCGCCCGGATGAGCCGCGCTCAGGACAACGCCGTCGAGATCGGCCGCACGCTTTTTCAGTTTGACCATTCATTTCGAATGACGCGCGCAGCGCAACGGCTCTCAGCCGCTTCGCTTGCGCGCTTCATCCGGCTTCCTGCGGCGACCCGCGCACGAGCACGCGCGCGACCGGTGTCCGCCGCTGATGTACATGTTCTGGAGAGCGCAGCCATGCCTCACCACGCTGAACTACCTGAAGAGCCGTTCGCTGGCGTCGCGACGCCAGCGAACGATCCTTCCGTACCGCTTGCCGCGTCCGAGACCGCGCTCGACTTCGACGACGATCTCGACGCGCCGCGCGCGCCCCTGCGCTTCGGGCGGCTCGCGCTCTGGATGGCGTCGGCCAGCGCGCTCGGCATCGGCGTGCTCGGCACGGTCGCCTACAGCATGTGGTTCAACCACGACCAGCGCGTCTATACCGAAGCAATGGCGAGCGCGCGCCGCACGCTCGGCATCGACCAGCCGGTGATCGCCGCGGGGCCGCCTGCGCAAACGCTGTCGTCGGGTGTCGTGCAGCCGCCGCCCACCGCGAGCCTCGTCGCGGCGCACGCGGACACCACCGCGCTCGCCGATGACCCGCCCGCCGACACCACGAGCCTCGGGCCGGTCGCGGTGGCGCCGATGGCCACGGCCGCGACCGTCGCTGGTGCGTCGCAGGATGCGGCGTCGCCGTCGCGAACGGCGGCCGGTCCCGCGTCGCAGACCGTCGCGGCGAATCGCCCGAGTCGCGGCGCAAGCGGCCAGCCGGTGCGCACGGCGCAAGCGAAAGAGGCTGCCCGGCATCGGGCGTCGCGTGCCAGGGCCGAGCCCGGACTCTTTGCCCGCGTGGGGGCGTTCTTTCATCGAGTGAGCTATCGACGCAATGCCACATCCGGCCAGCGAGAGGAATATTCCCGTCCGTGAGCACGGCGCGACGCATGCGCTCGCGGCACGCGCCGCACGCGCGCTCGACGAGGCCCGCAAGCAGGCCGGGCGGCTGCGCATGCCCGGCCCCGCGCCGATGGCCGCCGCCGCGTTGCTGTGTCTTCTCGTCGGCCTGCTCTTTCTCGCGTATCAGGTGCGCGGGATTTTTTCCGCGCAGCTTCAGCAGGAATACGTCGGGCTCGTGCTTCAGGCCGTCGACCGCGCGGACGCGGCGCGCGCTTCCGCGATCGCGCTGAAGGACGCATCCGCCACCGACCCGCAACATCGCGCCGCATACCGCGAGGCCCGCATCGAGTGGGCCGCGCGGCTCACGAGCCTGCACGCGCTCATCACGTCGAGTCCGACGCCCGCGCCGGCGTTGCCGCCATCCGCGCTATCGGCGGCAGCGGACTTCAACCGGGCGAGCGCCGCGCTCGATTCCGCCGACGCCTACTGGCGCGATCAACGCGATCGCGCGAGCAGCGACGTGCGGGGGCGCATCGTGAGCGCCTCGCACACGTTGATTGCGTTATCGGCGGTCGTGTTCGGCGTGCTCATCACGGCGCTCGGCATGTATGCAAAACGCAATCGGCAGCTTGTCGGCATCTCCAGCGA
Proteins encoded:
- a CDS encoding diguanylate cyclase domain-containing protein — translated: MRMPGPAPMAAAALLCLLVGLLFLAYQVRGIFSAQLQQEYVGLVLQAVDRADAARASAIALKDASATDPQHRAAYREARIEWAARLTSLHALITSSPTPAPALPPSALSAAADFNRASAALDSADAYWRDQRDRASSDVRGRIVSASHTLIALSAVVFGVLITALGMYAKRNRQLVGISSEFEHASLHDAMTDLPNRRKLFAALEESAEALADGSQAKRIAVLYIDLDGFKRVNDTHGHRIGDEFLIAVSRRFRQTVRNSDIVARIGGDEFAVLVREFSSDLELAAIAQRIIHCVAETDTRMGLSLVRASIGIASFPDRVTDYWRLVAAADETMYAVKRNGKNGYAFASAAS